The sequence GGTACCGGTTGCAGTACGAGTCGTGGCAGAGGTACGAGCCGCCGCGCATCACCCGCACGTCCCCGGTCAGGGAGGCGGCGCTGCCCGTCGTCCAGCGGTCGCTGCACCACTCCCAGACGTTGCCGGCCACCTCGTACAGTCCGAAGCCGTTGGGCGGGAAGGACCGCACCGGGGCGGTGCCCAGGTGGCCGTCCTCGAGGGTGTTGCGCACCGGGAAGGCGCCCTGCCAGATGTTGCAGCGGTGCTCGCCGCCGGGGGTGAGCTCCTCGCCCCAGGCGTAGCGGGCCTGGTCGAGACCGCCGCGGGCGGCCTTCTCCCATTCGGCCTCGGTGGGCAGGCGCATCCCGCACCAGCGGGCGAATGCCTCGGCGTCGCGCAGCGAGACGTGCACGACGGGATGGTCCTCGCGGCCCGCGAGCGTGGAGCCGGGCCCCTCGGGATGGTCCCAGCGCGCCCCCTCGACCGCGCGCCACCACGGGGTGCCCGGCGGTTTGCGGCTCGCGCGGCGCAGCTCCTTCTCCAGCAGCGCCCCGAACACGAACGACCAGCCGAACTCCTCGGCCTCGGTGACGTATCCGGTCTCCGCGACGAACGCCGCGAACTCGGCAGTGGTCACGCACGTGGCGTCGATGCGGAAGGCGGGCACCTCGACGGTGCGCACGGGGGATTCGCCGTCCCCTGGGTTGCGGTCGGGATCCTCGGTGCCCATCCGGAACGGCCCGGCCTCGACGAGCACCGTGCGCTCGGCCCGGGCGCGCACCTGTGCCGTCGGCGCGGCGAGGGCGGCGAGCCCGCGGGTCGAGGCGTCGTCGGCGCCCGTCGGGGTGGGGTCCATCGCGCCGAGCT comes from Brachybacterium faecium DSM 4810 and encodes:
- a CDS encoding uncharacterized conserved protein (PFAM: Domain of unknown function (DUF323)), which produces MDPTPTGADDASTRGLAALAAPTAQVRARAERTVLVEAGPFRMGTEDPDRNPGDGESPVRTVEVPAFRIDATCVTTAEFAAFVAETGYVTEAEEFGWSFVFGALLEKELRRASRKPPGTPWWRAVEGARWDHPEGPGSTLAGREDHPVVHVSLRDAEAFARWCGMRLPTEAEWEKAARGGLDQARYAWGEELTPGGEHRCNIWQGAFPVRNTLEDGHLGTAPVRSFPPNGFGLYEVAGNVWEWCSDRWTTGSAASLTGDVRVMRGGSYLCHDSYCNRYRVAARSSTAAEDASGNKGFRLVADA